Proteins encoded together in one Undibacterium sp. CCC3.4 window:
- a CDS encoding lytic transglycosylase domain-containing protein — protein MKKLSLLAALIASLSNLAQAQCWNEAGARYQIDPVLLRAIAIVESGLNPQAFHYNKNGTYDIGIMQINNSHLPRLSKFGITKKNLLSDPCVSIMTGAWILSEFIERSGYTWNAVGAYNAGLGKDRQDLRNAYIEKVAKQYHSLRDDAQN, from the coding sequence ATGAAGAAACTCTCCTTACTGGCAGCACTGATTGCCTCTCTCAGTAACCTGGCGCAAGCTCAATGTTGGAATGAAGCCGGCGCGCGCTATCAAATCGATCCGGTACTACTGCGCGCCATTGCCATCGTCGAATCAGGGCTGAACCCGCAAGCCTTTCATTACAATAAAAATGGCACTTACGATATAGGGATCATGCAAATTAATAATAGCCATTTGCCACGCTTATCCAAATTTGGCATTACTAAAAAAAATTTGCTCAGCGACCCTTGCGTTTCCATTATGACCGGTGCCTGGATACTGTCTGAGTTTATCGAGCGTTCCGGATACACTTGGAATGCCGTCGGCGCCTACAATGCCGGACTGGGCAAAGATCGCCAAGATTTACGCAACGCCTATATCGAAAAAGTCGCCAAGCAATATCACAGCTTACGCGACGATGCCCAGAACTGA
- a CDS encoding transposase → MSSTRKLPSPDDAQYNLFGGVPSSTETPRLRTALSSGRRFVTGDARAIFLGPVRLEDHLKHAGHHAAFSVARLLEEQNWLPFEQRYAATGRAPYAPQLMLGLILYGVMQGVHSLRELERMARLDLGCMWVTGGIAPDHANIGRFIVLHEASLTEEFFESLTRSILKATGSDSTRLAGDGTVIEAACSHYNLLKEEAVKARAIAARQALESMPQDLAAQQEQERSAHCQELFEQRQAARRASGKSSETLRISGGEPEAMVQRLKRGRGFAASYKPSVLANEDRIVTAFALDPSSETKVIAPMLDQSARVTSEHAKELLLDAGYFDDDVINATLERDISLLCPDGQWPAKSKEGGLYHKSAFDYDLHSDTYRCPAGQTLILISKCGETPSTRSHDVYAASNCNDCKLRANCTKAIKGRCIKRYREDEQREALRLVMRHRQARRIFSQRKAIVEPVFSSLRGQQGVERFRRRGLKAVKRELALHVMAHNLSRAVALLRALFLCFYSALYALRVAAKVFSIRMPQFFCLRLQQLHQIQWDCASIRFATASEGRGFKP, encoded by the coding sequence ATGAGCAGCACACGCAAATTACCATCGCCCGACGATGCCCAATACAACTTGTTTGGCGGTGTACCCAGTAGTACAGAGACGCCGCGACTACGAACGGCACTCAGTAGTGGCCGGCGTTTCGTGACTGGTGATGCGCGTGCCATTTTTCTGGGACCAGTGCGACTGGAGGATCATCTCAAGCATGCTGGTCACCATGCAGCATTTTCGGTAGCCCGTCTGCTTGAAGAACAAAACTGGTTGCCGTTCGAGCAGCGCTATGCTGCTACGGGCCGTGCCCCTTACGCTCCACAGTTAATGCTCGGCCTGATCCTGTACGGCGTAATGCAAGGTGTGCATTCGCTGCGAGAGTTGGAACGCATGGCGCGGCTTGATCTCGGATGTATGTGGGTGACCGGCGGTATCGCGCCGGATCATGCCAATATCGGGCGCTTCATCGTCCTGCACGAAGCATCACTGACCGAGGAGTTTTTTGAATCACTAACCAGATCAATTTTGAAAGCGACAGGCTCTGACAGCACACGACTGGCCGGTGACGGTACAGTTATAGAAGCAGCCTGCTCGCACTACAACCTGCTCAAGGAAGAGGCTGTAAAAGCGCGTGCAATAGCAGCGCGCCAAGCACTCGAAAGCATGCCGCAAGATCTGGCGGCGCAACAGGAACAAGAGCGCAGCGCACACTGTCAGGAACTCTTCGAGCAGCGCCAAGCCGCTCGCCGTGCCAGTGGAAAAAGTAGCGAGACCTTACGCATCAGCGGCGGTGAGCCCGAAGCCATGGTGCAGCGACTAAAGCGCGGACGAGGCTTTGCAGCATCCTACAAACCATCTGTGCTGGCCAACGAAGATAGGATCGTTACTGCTTTTGCGCTTGATCCGTCGAGTGAAACCAAGGTGATCGCACCGATGCTAGATCAAAGCGCACGCGTGACTAGCGAACATGCCAAAGAACTACTGCTCGACGCCGGTTACTTCGATGATGACGTGATTAATGCGACACTCGAACGCGATATCAGCTTGTTGTGTCCGGATGGACAGTGGCCAGCCAAGAGCAAAGAAGGAGGCTTGTATCACAAGAGCGCATTCGACTACGACCTGCATTCGGATACCTACCGATGCCCTGCCGGACAGACCTTGATCCTTATTTCTAAATGTGGAGAAACACCAAGCACACGGTCACATGACGTGTATGCGGCATCGAACTGCAACGACTGCAAACTTCGTGCGAACTGTACCAAGGCGATAAAGGGAAGATGCATCAAACGTTATCGCGAAGATGAACAACGTGAAGCACTTCGTCTGGTGATGCGACATCGACAGGCGCGCCGCATTTTTAGTCAGCGCAAAGCGATCGTCGAACCGGTATTTAGCAGCCTGCGCGGCCAGCAGGGCGTGGAGCGCTTCCGCCGTCGTGGACTCAAAGCGGTGAAACGTGAATTGGCCTTGCATGTGATGGCCCACAATTTATCCAGAGCAGTTGCCCTGTTGAGGGCGCTGTTTTTATGCTTCTATTCAGCTTTATATGCTCTCAGAGTGGCCGCAAAAGTGTTTTCCATTCGCATGCCACAATTTTTTTGCTTGCGTCTTCAACAGCTTCATCAGATTCAATGGGACTGTGCATCAATACGTTTTGCGACAGCCTCTGAAGGCCGGGGTTTCAAACCCTAG
- a CDS encoding IS3 family transposase (programmed frameshift), with amino-acid sequence MTGNKKYEATFKLEVARMVLDQGVAVAKIVKDMGIGETAVRRWVEQYRAEQGGQAGIGKPLSAELQRIRQLEQENRLLRSDNDLLKKAFGLLCTRNEMIYELVDHWQTKASVAQLCRLLGASRSGYYAAKAKTKMTAICVTSVHLKAEFAASGRSYGSRRLVSALHAKNIVIGRYKVRRLMREAQIKTVWKRKFINTTDSKHDLPIASNILNRQFNPAEPNRAWTSDITYVRTRTGWLYLAVVMELFSRKIIGWAMGPTMPAELVCRALRMAVEARKPAAGLILHSDRGSQYASHEYQHLLKQHGLVCSMSRKGNCWDNAAMERFFLNLKMERVWQRDYANQMEATKDIIEYIVGFYNCLRLHSTLGNLPPMIYEKEMAAKKPIDVSEIT; translated from the exons ATGACTGGGAATAAAAAATACGAAGCTACTTTTAAACTTGAAGTGGCCCGGATGGTGCTGGATCAAGGCGTAGCGGTTGCTAAAATCGTGAAAGATATGGGTATTGGAGAAACCGCCGTGCGGCGCTGGGTTGAACAATATCGCGCTGAACAAGGTGGCCAGGCTGGCATAGGGAAACCACTGTCTGCCGAGCTGCAACGGATTCGCCAACTCGAACAAGAAAACCGTCTACTGCGTTCGGACAATGACCTGTTAAAAAAAGCAT TCGGCCTTCTTTGCACGCGAAATGAAATGATCTACGAGTTAGTCGATCATTGGCAAACGAAGGCCTCGGTAGCACAACTGTGTCGTCTCTTGGGAGCGAGCCGGTCTGGCTACTACGCAGCAAAAGCAAAGACAAAAATGACCGCAATATGTGTCACCAGCGTGCATCTGAAAGCGGAATTCGCTGCCAGTGGCCGCAGTTATGGCAGCCGTCGCCTGGTCAGTGCACTGCACGCCAAGAACATCGTCATTGGCCGCTACAAAGTACGGCGCTTAATGCGTGAAGCCCAGATCAAAACCGTCTGGAAGAGAAAATTTATCAACACGACAGATAGCAAACATGATTTACCAATAGCGAGCAATATTCTCAATAGACAGTTCAACCCAGCAGAGCCCAATCGCGCCTGGACTTCCGATATTACCTATGTCCGTACGCGTACTGGCTGGTTGTATTTGGCGGTCGTGATGGAGTTATTCTCACGAAAAATCATAGGCTGGGCAATGGGGCCAACGATGCCAGCTGAATTGGTTTGTCGGGCGCTACGGATGGCGGTTGAGGCACGTAAGCCGGCAGCGGGTTTAATTTTGCATTCCGACCGTGGCAGTCAATATGCCAGTCATGAATACCAACATTTACTCAAACAACATGGCCTTGTTTGCAGTATGAGCCGTAAAGGAAACTGCTGGGATAACGCGGCGATGGAACGCTTCTTCTTAAATTTAAAGATGGAGCGTGTCTGGCAACGCGATTACGCGAATCAAATGGAAGCCACAAAAGACATCATTGAATACATCGTAGGCTTTTATAACTGCTTACGATTGCATTCAACGCTGGGCAATTTGCCGCCCATGATTTACGAAAAAGAAATGGCAGCAAAAAAACCTATTGATGTGTCCGAAATAACTTGA
- a CDS encoding IpaD/SipD/SspD family type III secretion system needle tip protein — METVVSSPVSFALMRVPTAVNSAASTVVEADGQVANSEQTSAVHAPLVNPAMVAASVQMQKAIATLFDVPHAALDSPALRIAQLQFDGAMASFDALGVAVPLPLQISVRQADSALRAGPEVLLTTTQAGLARAAPMLGASLPASRALNLSANDLEMLRDGYAAYEQQLAAIELVSGDTYEAYRQKLETLKASYYHQAFTALPLSRPLYVSDDLNLINLALGWSVGPSVFNSSSELVAGPLIYLIDDPIGGIVIVTINTARIDTLLAEIAGKSGVYSFFNHSSTSSVALWREIAAVINSINLNYLKRYEVAVKKSTVFYKAYSDIVSSMASIVSTGGKEGEVKFKVGDLYQQLFDLRNTYGYSHANPSNEEGLLFTGSQAEALAWAKRLGMPESVVTAPPGASASDLTWTVAINMAPIDALMTTLNQMVYPTATASPDLSVNTIAATTELTLSAAVFSQWQTGFDTQSDNLKNGLSAMGQKYSSAHNTFDNLIQVLTKSIPSLLATDKTYLKI, encoded by the coding sequence ATGGAAACAGTTGTCAGTAGTCCGGTAAGTTTTGCGCTGATGCGCGTTCCCACGGCTGTAAATAGTGCTGCAAGCACTGTTGTAGAAGCTGATGGGCAAGTTGCTAACAGTGAGCAAACCAGCGCAGTGCATGCGCCGTTAGTGAATCCGGCCATGGTCGCGGCCTCGGTGCAAATGCAAAAAGCCATCGCCACCCTGTTTGATGTGCCACATGCCGCGCTTGATTCGCCGGCGCTTCGCATCGCGCAATTGCAATTCGATGGTGCTATGGCCAGCTTTGATGCACTCGGCGTCGCCGTACCCTTGCCGCTACAAATCAGTGTCAGGCAGGCCGACTCGGCGTTGCGCGCTGGGCCTGAAGTGCTGCTCACCACAACACAAGCAGGACTTGCGCGCGCTGCGCCAATGCTTGGCGCGTCTTTACCGGCATCACGGGCTCTGAATTTGAGCGCGAACGATTTGGAAATGCTCCGCGATGGCTATGCCGCCTACGAACAGCAACTTGCCGCCATTGAACTTGTCTCCGGTGATACCTACGAAGCCTACCGGCAGAAATTGGAAACCCTGAAGGCAAGCTATTACCATCAAGCGTTCACGGCACTGCCTCTGTCGCGTCCGCTGTATGTCAGCGATGATCTCAATCTGATCAATTTGGCTTTGGGTTGGTCTGTCGGCCCCTCCGTGTTCAACAGCAGTTCCGAGTTAGTGGCCGGCCCCTTGATTTATCTCATCGACGATCCTATCGGTGGCATCGTGATTGTGACCATCAATACGGCACGCATTGATACCTTGTTAGCAGAAATAGCGGGCAAATCGGGTGTCTATTCATTCTTCAATCATTCCTCCACCAGCAGTGTCGCGCTGTGGAGAGAAATTGCTGCGGTCATCAATAGTATCAATCTCAATTATCTTAAGCGCTACGAAGTAGCGGTCAAAAAAAGTACCGTTTTTTACAAAGCTTACAGCGACATCGTTTCTTCCATGGCGAGCATTGTCAGCACTGGCGGAAAAGAAGGCGAAGTGAAATTTAAAGTAGGCGATCTGTATCAACAATTGTTCGACCTGAGAAACACTTACGGCTACTCCCATGCCAACCCCAGCAATGAGGAGGGCTTGTTGTTTACCGGCTCGCAAGCCGAAGCACTGGCTTGGGCCAAGCGCCTCGGAATGCCAGAGTCAGTCGTCACGGCACCGCCCGGTGCCAGTGCCAGCGACCTAACTTGGACGGTAGCGATAAACATGGCACCGATTGATGCCTTGATGACGACCCTGAACCAAATGGTTTATCCCACTGCGACGGCGAGTCCGGATTTATCTGTTAATACCATCGCTGCCACGACCGAACTCACGCTCAGCGCCGCCGTGTTCAGTCAATGGCAAACCGGTTTTGATACCCAGTCGGATAACCTCAAGAATGGGCTCAGTGCCATGGGCCAGAAGTATAGTTCTGCGCACAATACCTTCGATAATTTAATTCAGGTACTGACTAAATCGATTCCAAGCCTGCTCGCGACCGATAAAACCTATCTGAAAATTTAA
- a CDS encoding acyl carrier protein, giving the protein MLAMYEQQTSNQERVLALIAKHFNVKRADISLTASLVNHFYLDSLELLDFVLALNEAFCIELPAASLSASMTVADLCEEVEQLLLDQDIVVDLPAMTNQIFLARLARVRT; this is encoded by the coding sequence ATGCTTGCAATGTATGAGCAACAGACGAGCAATCAAGAGCGCGTATTGGCATTGATTGCAAAACATTTTAATGTAAAACGAGCCGACATCAGCTTGACTGCAAGCTTGGTCAATCACTTTTATCTCGACTCATTGGAATTGCTCGATTTTGTTTTGGCGCTCAATGAGGCGTTTTGTATTGAACTGCCGGCCGCCAGCTTAAGCGCGAGCATGACAGTGGCCGACTTATGTGAGGAGGTCGAGCAATTGCTACTCGATCAGGATATTGTCGTCGATTTGCCAGCGATGACGAATCAAATTTTTTTAGCACGTTTGGCCCGAGTCCGTACTTAA
- a CDS encoding IpaD/SipD/SspD family type III secretion system needle tip protein — translation MFTVTPRLSNNILFSDAASATLKTSEPSVNLVAVPKSNTAVLNYAAQASRALDTLYGAKSAATGTAANVLAQTQLAQSMAALDALAVPVPATVSDAVAMALSASTGTAQTSGRSIFTDPLVPADPLTPAMETIYQAYLVFAGKLQASGPVVGEPVADYRARLEALKNEYHGLALTERMIYSDEFEQFLILNEAMGLPPNTLTIVSLMASPAPGAPEMLLPFASIDTSMIDQMLKKIEGQSGTIIFQHSDTSSIQLWQETAEAMSSINNNYLNIYQDSLGKYNDFNAEFSDIVSNMTSMVERGIKEGEITFRVGILYTQLAALKAKYSFDTNDPQGAASQAAHIFTGSEAEAKAWAKRLGMPESTVVAITSPGSVGLYSVVLDTAPISSLLNSLSGLVFGSGSTSPVDSTMRRELTSANFSQWQTSFDTQSERVKQGLSAMSQKYSSAQSSFDNMIQVLSKTIPALADTDKTFFQI, via the coding sequence ATGTTCACCGTCACACCTCGCCTTAGCAATAACATCTTGTTCAGTGATGCAGCGTCGGCGACGCTGAAGACCAGTGAGCCGAGTGTGAATCTCGTCGCTGTGCCGAAATCAAATACTGCCGTTCTGAACTATGCGGCGCAAGCGAGTAGGGCGCTCGATACCTTGTATGGTGCAAAGTCGGCAGCAACTGGCACCGCCGCGAATGTGTTAGCTCAAACCCAACTGGCACAATCGATGGCTGCGCTTGATGCCCTTGCGGTTCCGGTGCCAGCCACGGTCAGCGATGCCGTGGCGATGGCGCTCAGTGCCAGCACAGGTACAGCGCAGACCAGCGGGCGCTCTATCTTTACCGATCCGCTGGTGCCCGCCGATCCCTTGACGCCGGCAATGGAAACGATTTACCAAGCATATTTAGTTTTCGCTGGAAAACTTCAGGCATCAGGCCCGGTAGTCGGCGAGCCGGTGGCCGACTATCGGGCTCGTCTTGAGGCGCTCAAGAATGAGTATCATGGCTTGGCCTTAACTGAGCGGATGATCTATTCTGACGAATTCGAACAGTTTTTAATTCTCAATGAGGCCATGGGTTTGCCGCCAAATACCTTGACGATAGTCAGTTTGATGGCGTCTCCCGCTCCTGGTGCTCCTGAAATGTTACTGCCATTTGCCTCAATTGATACCAGCATGATAGACCAAATGTTGAAAAAAATTGAAGGGCAAAGCGGCACCATCATCTTTCAGCATTCTGATACCAGCAGCATCCAACTTTGGCAAGAGACCGCCGAAGCGATGAGTAGCATCAACAATAATTACCTCAATATTTACCAAGATAGCTTAGGTAAATATAACGACTTCAATGCCGAATTCAGCGACATCGTCTCGAACATGACCAGCATGGTGGAGCGTGGTATCAAAGAGGGGGAAATCACGTTCAGGGTTGGTATTCTTTATACACAACTCGCAGCGCTGAAGGCGAAGTACTCGTTTGATACCAACGATCCGCAAGGTGCCGCCAGTCAGGCTGCCCATATTTTTACCGGCAGTGAGGCGGAAGCCAAGGCGTGGGCTAAGCGTTTGGGTATGCCAGAATCGACGGTCGTTGCCATCACCTCGCCCGGTAGTGTAGGTTTGTACTCGGTAGTGCTCGATACGGCGCCGATCAGCAGTCTGCTCAATTCACTCAGCGGCCTTGTATTTGGCAGCGGTTCCACTAGTCCGGTCGATAGCACTATGCGGCGAGAGTTGACGTCTGCGAATTTTTCACAATGGCAAACGAGTTTCGATACTCAAAGCGAACGTGTCAAACAGGGGCTGAGTGCTATGAGTCAGAAATACAGTTCCGCGCAAAGCAGTTTCGATAACATGATACAGGTGTTGAGTAAAACCATACCGGCCTTGGCCGATACGGATAAGACATTTTTCCAAATTTAA
- the sctE gene encoding type III secretion system translocon subunit SctE, translating to MGSPVSSISGADRIRANSELFSAAQLSVSAGEGLAKASQISASEIYATQFIDARDEAEQAAARENFERPVLVRPKPEAELTSNAKFTLLIAQLMALIGEISINELMSRFAIFKNFMEARNANLGQLSAAATSAVAAEAQALLAFEQAVMVMEEKKNAHEEARLRMAKAEAEVSAAAPGTPERQQAELNLALAASAFAQAQAAKLAAEMAGRSALSNYEQKTAVATQALGLTNAAVQLVHTQPIKEANETNLTSLARMTLLMASFIELVGKNSESTLRNSLSLFEAMQDARKAAMEKAAREYDAEVRKSEETAQFGGCIGKIIGGLLAAVMVIASIVTLGAATSLAALVVAAVTLVVVIADTITSLATGTSLTERILAPIMEPLMKNVIMPFIQFVADIISKILTAFGIDPEAVEKAANIIASVVVAIYLVVVVIVVALIAKTAATKFMDMFGTVIKEMIVKITPQVVMQLAKSASANAGSFTVKALTSVGLKSDQIALQIYVKNLSIAQSSLSLAVTGTQVGTGMAQGAIQEEISRLLAELFYSQNSSKQLSEFMKGAYDHFSTVQEFLLNASRDLSTIAVNRTETGLMILNGARHAARA from the coding sequence ATGGGTTCTCCTGTTAGCAGTATTAGTGGTGCCGACCGCATACGTGCGAATTCGGAATTATTTTCAGCGGCACAGCTCAGTGTGTCGGCTGGTGAGGGTTTGGCTAAAGCCAGTCAGATCAGTGCCAGTGAAATTTATGCCACGCAGTTTATCGATGCGCGTGATGAAGCAGAACAGGCTGCAGCACGCGAAAATTTCGAGCGTCCGGTATTGGTTCGTCCTAAGCCGGAAGCCGAATTGACGAGCAATGCCAAGTTCACGCTTTTGATTGCGCAACTGATGGCCTTGATCGGTGAAATCTCCATCAACGAATTGATGAGTCGTTTTGCTATCTTCAAAAACTTCATGGAAGCACGTAACGCCAATCTTGGTCAGTTATCGGCAGCGGCTACCAGTGCGGTTGCCGCTGAGGCGCAAGCCCTGCTGGCATTCGAGCAAGCTGTGATGGTGATGGAGGAAAAGAAAAATGCCCATGAAGAGGCGAGGCTGCGTATGGCGAAGGCGGAAGCTGAAGTTTCTGCCGCTGCCCCTGGTACGCCAGAGCGTCAGCAAGCCGAACTCAATCTGGCGCTTGCTGCCAGCGCCTTTGCTCAAGCTCAGGCGGCCAAGCTGGCGGCCGAAATGGCCGGACGTTCAGCGCTAAGCAATTATGAACAAAAAACCGCTGTGGCTACCCAGGCGCTAGGCCTGACCAATGCGGCTGTTCAGTTGGTGCATACGCAGCCTATCAAGGAAGCCAACGAAACTAATCTGACCAGTTTGGCGCGTATGACCTTGCTCATGGCAAGCTTCATCGAACTGGTTGGAAAAAACAGCGAGTCCACGCTCAGAAACAGTTTGTCTTTATTTGAGGCTATGCAAGATGCGCGTAAAGCGGCCATGGAAAAAGCCGCCCGTGAATACGATGCGGAAGTGCGTAAGTCGGAAGAGACTGCACAGTTCGGCGGTTGTATCGGCAAGATCATCGGCGGTTTGTTGGCTGCAGTGATGGTGATAGCCAGCATAGTGACGCTAGGTGCAGCCACCTCTTTGGCCGCCTTGGTGGTGGCTGCTGTCACGCTGGTCGTCGTTATTGCCGATACCATAACCTCGCTGGCGACTGGGACCTCGCTGACAGAGCGCATATTGGCACCAATCATGGAGCCGCTGATGAAGAATGTCATCATGCCCTTTATACAGTTCGTCGCCGATATCATCAGTAAAATCCTTACCGCTTTTGGTATCGATCCTGAAGCCGTCGAAAAAGCCGCTAACATCATCGCCTCAGTCGTGGTCGCCATTTACCTCGTCGTTGTCGTGATTGTTGTCGCGCTGATTGCTAAAACTGCGGCAACTAAATTCATGGATATGTTTGGTACTGTCATTAAAGAAATGATTGTAAAAATTACGCCACAAGTCGTCATGCAACTTGCCAAAAGTGCTTCCGCTAATGCCGGCAGTTTCACAGTCAAAGCACTGACATCAGTTGGTCTCAAAAGCGATCAAATCGCACTGCAAATATATGTGAAAAATCTCAGCATCGCGCAATCCTCGCTCAGTCTTGCCGTTACCGGTACACAGGTTGGCACGGGCATGGCGCAAGGTGCTATTCAGGAAGAAATTTCTCGCTTGCTGGCAGAATTATTCTACTCTCAAAACAGTTCCAAGCAGCTCAGCGAATTTATGAAAGGTGCGTACGATCATTTTTCGACAGTTCAAGAATTTTTGCTGAATGCCTCGCGTGACTTGTCGACCATTGCAGTAAATAGAACTGAAACCGGTTTGATGATTTTAAATGGTGCGCGTCACGCGGCGCGAGCTTAA
- the sicA gene encoding type III secretion system translocator chaperone SicA, protein MIVNDDQLATDETAKLIVEAVENGATLKDLYGISDEMMDKLYALAYDFYSNGRLDDAEKFFRFLCIYDFNNSQYLMGLAAVAQLKKNYQKAIDLYVLAFALAKNDYGPVFYTGQCHMYLQRTAKARLCFELVCLHSHEETLRAKASAYLEALQDVQATEASEESDVELSPDGDLLKK, encoded by the coding sequence ATGATAGTAAATGATGATCAATTGGCGACGGATGAAACAGCAAAACTGATTGTGGAGGCAGTAGAAAATGGTGCCACGCTCAAAGACCTGTATGGAATTTCCGATGAGATGATGGATAAGTTGTATGCACTTGCCTACGATTTTTACAGCAATGGTCGGCTTGATGATGCTGAAAAATTCTTCCGTTTTCTCTGCATTTACGATTTCAATAATTCGCAATATTTAATGGGTTTGGCAGCCGTTGCGCAACTGAAGAAGAATTATCAGAAAGCGATAGATTTGTACGTGTTGGCGTTTGCCTTGGCTAAAAATGATTACGGCCCAGTGTTTTATACCGGTCAATGTCATATGTATTTACAGCGGACGGCAAAAGCCCGTCTGTGTTTTGAGTTGGTGTGTTTGCACAGTCACGAAGAGACCTTGCGCGCCAAGGCGAGTGCCTATCTGGAAGCATTGCAAGATGTGCAAGCGACCGAGGCAAGCGAAGAGTCCGACGTGGAGTTGTCCCCCGATGGGGATTTATTAAAAAAATGA
- a CDS encoding EscU/YscU/HrcU family type III secretion system export apparatus switch protein — MAASKSELPTEKKKSDSAKKGQSFKSRDLITACLLLSGLSFVIWYVSLSELMLLYRETIANQFKQGIAEYSGQVLWLSLKIILPVVGVCLIASALPTLLQTKFVLAFDALKLNFDALNPVNGFKKMFSLRTVKELVKALLYLSAFCLVVVLFFDKNKALLLAQIHSSPAQLVPIWRDLLMSLLLTALLCIVLIIILDALTEYFLTIKDMKMEKQEVKREHKEQDGDPEIKHRRREFAMELLSEQVKSDIENSSVIVANPTHLAIGIYFKPEIVPIPFISVIEANQRALAVRAYAAKVGVPVVRDIALARRLYRKHSPYSFINTEELGDILRILMWLQEMEQLGGNQADPDPRSDEEMEADFSAESEPDNTLGSAENRNKDQ; from the coding sequence ATGGCAGCCAGTAAAAGCGAACTACCTACCGAGAAAAAGAAAAGTGACTCGGCCAAGAAAGGGCAATCATTCAAAAGTCGTGACCTGATCACTGCTTGCCTGTTGCTGTCTGGCTTAAGTTTTGTAATCTGGTATGTGTCTTTAAGTGAGCTCATGCTCTTGTATCGCGAAACCATTGCTAACCAATTCAAGCAAGGTATCGCCGAATACAGCGGGCAGGTGTTGTGGCTGAGTTTAAAAATTATTCTCCCTGTCGTTGGCGTGTGCCTTATCGCATCGGCCTTGCCGACTTTGCTGCAAACGAAGTTTGTGCTCGCTTTCGACGCGCTCAAGCTCAATTTTGACGCGCTCAATCCCGTCAATGGTTTTAAAAAAATGTTCAGCTTGCGCACGGTTAAAGAGTTGGTCAAAGCCTTGCTATATCTGTCGGCATTTTGCTTGGTGGTCGTGCTGTTTTTCGACAAAAACAAAGCTTTACTGCTAGCGCAAATCCATTCGAGTCCAGCGCAACTGGTACCGATCTGGCGCGATCTGCTCATGAGCCTGTTGCTCACGGCGCTGCTCTGCATCGTGCTCATCATTATCCTCGATGCCTTGACCGAGTACTTCCTCACGATCAAAGACATGAAAATGGAGAAGCAAGAGGTCAAGCGCGAGCACAAAGAACAAGATGGCGACCCCGAGATCAAACACCGACGCCGGGAATTCGCGATGGAACTGTTATCCGAGCAAGTCAAGAGCGATATCGAAAATTCCAGTGTTATCGTCGCCAACCCCACGCATTTGGCCATCGGTATTTACTTCAAACCCGAAATTGTCCCTATCCCATTTATTTCGGTGATCGAGGCCAATCAACGTGCACTGGCTGTTCGTGCTTACGCTGCCAAGGTCGGTGTACCTGTGGTGCGAGATATCGCTTTGGCGCGCAGATTATATAGAAAACACAGTCCGTATTCCTTCATCAATACCGAAGAGCTTGGCGATATTCTGAGAATACTGATGTGGTTGCAAGAAATGGAACAGTTGGGCGGTAACCAGGCTGACCCGGATCCGCGTAGCGATGAAGAAATGGAGGCTGATTTCAGCGCCGAGTCCGAGCCGGATAACACGCTCGGCAGTGCTGAAAATCGAAATAAAGATCAATGA